Proteins encoded together in one Musa acuminata AAA Group cultivar baxijiao chromosome BXJ3-6, Cavendish_Baxijiao_AAA, whole genome shotgun sequence window:
- the LOC103987983 gene encoding transport inhibitor response 1-like protein Os04g0395600 — MTYFPEEVVEHIFDFVGSHRDRNTVSTVCKAWYQVERLSRRTVFVGNCYAIRPERVMARFPGIKSLSVKGKPHFADFNLVPYDWGGFALPWIVAAARLCPGLEELRLKRMVVNDDGLELLARSFPNFKSLVLISCEGFSTDGLAAIATYCRGLRELDLQENEVEDHGCQWLSFFPDSCTSLVSLNFGCLKGEVNGGALERLVARCPNLRSLKLSPSVSVESLNKILARASHLVDLGTGSFAVDHRTDVYHTLMNSFPKFKSLRNLSGFWDASPCCLRAVYPVCTSLTVLNLSYAPAIQGDDLIKIICLCFKLQKLWVLDSIGDKGLAVVASTCKELQELRVFPCDIYGAGTTSVTEEGLLAVSSGCPKLNSLLYFCYQMTNAALITIAKNCPHFTRFRLCILDPGKPDPVTNQPLDEGFGAIVRSCKNLRRLSLSGRLTDQVFLYIGMYAERLEMLSIAFAGDSDKGMIYVLNGCKNLRKLEIRDCPFGDIALLKNVAKYETMRSLWMSSCDITLGGCKALAAKMPRLNVEIINENEETYEFEENLSDLHKLEKIYVYRTVAGPRNDAPDFVWTL; from the exons ATGACTTACTTcccggaggaggtggtggagcacATATTCGACTTCGTCGGGTCACACCGCGACCGGAACACGGTGTCGACGGTGTGCAAGGCGTGGTATCAGGTGGAGCGGCTCAGCCGCCGGACTGTGTTTGTTGGCAACTGCTATGCCATCCGACCCGAGCGAGTGATGGCGAGGTTCCCCGGGATAAAGTCGCTGAGCGTCAAGGGGAAGCCCCATTTCGCTGACTTCAACTTGGTTCCCTACGATTGGGGCGGCTTCGCTCTCCCCTGGATTGTAGCCGCGGCGCGTCTCTGTCCTGGtctggaggagctgcggctgaagAGAATGGTGGTCAACGATGATGGCCTTGAGCTCCTTGCGCGCTCCTTTCCCAACTTCAAGTCACTTGTTCTCATTAGCTGTGAAGGATTTAGTACGGATGGGCTTGCTGCGATTGCCACATATTGCAG AGGTCTGAGGGAGTTGGATTTACAGGAAAATGAGGTGGAAGACCATGGGTGCCAATGGCTCAGCTTCTTCCCTGATTCCTGTACTTCTCTGGTCTCCCTAAACTTTGGTTGCCTTAAAGGGGAGGTCAATGGAGGTGCTCTGGAGAGGCTAGTTGCTAGGTGCCCAAATCTCAGGAGCTTGAAGCTTAGCCCTTCAGTATCTGTGGAGTCACTAAACAAGATCCTTGCTCGGGCATCTCACTTGGTCGACCTTGGAACTGGATCttttgcagttgaccaccgaaccGATGTTTATCACACGCTCATGAATTCCTTccccaaattcaagtcattgaggAACTTGTCAGGGTTCTGGGATGCTTCTCCTTGCTGCCTTAGAGCAGTCTATCCTGTCTGCACAAGCTTGACTGTTCTTAACTTGAGCTACGCTCCTGCAATTCAGGGTGATGACCTTATCAAGATAATTTGCCTTTGTTTTAAGCTTCAAAAGCTCTGG GTGTTGGATAGCATAGGGGATAAAGGATTAGCCGTTGTGGCCTCCACTTGTAAAGAGTTGCAGGAGTTGCGGGTATTTCCGTGCGACATCTATGGTGCTGGAACTACTTCTGTGACTGAAGAAGGTTTGCTTGCTGTATCTTCAGGATGTCCTAAACTTAACTCATTGCTTTACTTTTGCTACCAAATGACAAATGCTGCACTGATAACCATCGCAAAAAATTGCCCACATTTCACACGATTCAGATTATGCATCCTTGATCCTGGAAAGCCAGACCCTGTCACTAATCAGCCACTTGATGAAGGTTTTGGTGCAATCGTGCGTTCATGTAAAAACCTCAGAAGGTTGTCGTTGTCAGGTCGTTTAACAGATCAGGTTTTCTTGTACATTGGCATGTACGCAGAACGTCTCGAGATGCTGTCAATTGCATTTGCTGGTGATAGTGATAAGGGGATGATTTACGTGCTCAATGGATGCAAAAATCTCAGGAAACTTGAAATAAGGGATTGCCCGTTTGGCGATATTGCGCTCTTGAAAAATGTGGCAAAATATGAAACAATGCGATCCCTTTGGATGTCGTCCTGCGACATCACCCTGGGAGGTTGCAAGgctcttgcggcaaagatgccAAGGCTGAACGTGGAGATcataaatgaaaatgaagaaacctATGAGTTTGAAGAAAATCTTAGTGATCTCCACAAGTTGGAGAAGATTTATGTTTATCGAACTGTTGCTGGGCCGAGAAATGATGCACCAGATTTTGTTTGGACATTGTAG
- the LOC135640497 gene encoding uncharacterized protein LOC135640497, which translates to MPDMDLETENRLAALLMEEARRLRLEAEKEGVHVYLHQPNVRGRPNSRFLTATVLGVQQANRTVEVTEMWRAREKELELEAKLEDRSNKHRHKSRGEKHHTNSPHTGSSSRKKKNMETTISCSTSKQDLEDCCSYEDDGLRDEDVEEFLHSRAKRGRGAVGSRMDEAGPFLSQTCSDQDGHSPSHDVRVKEEWENRILGPEKPSFLKLDSALCDDSDTETRVCHTSSSGKCHSKKRRPREEKLGKRKGAEKRSKHHSKSRRAKD; encoded by the exons ATGCCTGATATGGATCTGGAGACTGAGAATCGGCTTGCTGCTTTACTGATGGAAGAGGCCAGGAGATTGCGCTTGGAAGCTGAAAAAGAAGGCGTTCATGTTTATCTCCACCAGCCTAATGTTAGAGGTCGACCAAATTCACGATTTTTGACAGCTACTGTTCTTGGAGTGCAGCAAG CAAATCGAACTGTTGAGGTTACTGAAATGTGGCGAGCTCGGGAGAAGGAATTGGAGTTGGAAGCTAAGCTTGAGGATAGATCAAATAAACACAGACATAAAAGCAGGGGTGAGAAGCATCACACCAATTCACCACATACGGGTTCTAgttcgaggaagaagaagaacatgGAAACCACCATCTCATGCTCGACAAGCAAACAAGATCTAGAAGACTGCTGCTCATATGAAGATGACGGTCTAAGAGACGAAGATGTTGAAGAGTTTCTTCACTCGAG GGCGAAGCGGGGCAGAGGTGCTGTAGGTTCAAGAATGGATGAAGCTGGTCCATTTCTTTCACAGACATGTTCTGATCAAGATGGTCACTCGCCAAGTCATGATGTGCGGGTGAAGGAAGAATGGGAAAACCGTATTCTTGGCCCTGAGAAACCAAGCTTTCTGAAGCTTGACAGTGCACTTTGTGATGATTCCGATACAGAAACTAGGGTGTGCCATACAAGTAGCTCAGGGAAATGCCATTCCAAGAAAAGGAGACCAAGGGAAGAGAAACTAGGAAAAAGAAAAGGGGCAGAAAAGAGATCCAAGCATCACAGCAAAAGCAGAAGAGCAAAGGATTGA
- the LOC103987986 gene encoding probable U3 small nucleolar RNA-associated protein 7 has translation MAANQEIMDKDRLVTTTEQDMSDELNLKTRKYLRGDGANLETLRDKKLKGQLAVREKLYSQSAKAAAKAEKWLMPTDEGYLEPEGLEKTWMVKQESIIREVDVISSRKPFDMILPELGPYNLEYASSGRYMLVGGRKGHLAMMDMMTMDLIKEFQVRETVRDVVFLHNEQFFAVAQKKYPYIYNRHGTEIHCLEEHGAPLKLQFLDKHFLLASVNKFAQLHYQDVSTGVIVANYRTGLGRTDVMRVNPYNAVIGLGHSGGKVTMWKPTSVKPLVTMLCHHGPVTAVAFHSGGQLMATAGMDRKIKLWDLRKFGVVNTYSGHAQTMDFSQKGLLAIGNGSRVQVWRDSGNQEYEKYMSHAMVKGYQIGKVSFRPYEDVLGIGHSMGISSILIPGSGEPNFDTWVANPYETTKQRREKEVHALLDKLQPETIMLEPSKIGTVRPPRRKERPTKKETEEEMETAVEAAKSITFKKKTKGRNKPSKRAAKKEEEVFKAKRPFLEQQMNNDRPLKKQRIAEAELPKALQRFSRKKVS, from the exons ATGGCGGCGAATCAAGAAATCATGGATAAGGATCGATTGGTTACTACAACCGAGCAG GATATGTCTGATGAGTTGAACTTGAAAACAAGAAAATATTTACGTGGTGATGGTGCTAACTTGGAG ACTTTACGAGATAAAAAGTTGAAGGGCCAGCTTGCTGTTAGGGAAAAATTATATAGCCAGTCTGCAAAAGCTGCTGCCAAGGCAGAGAAG TGGCTAATGCCTACAGATGAAGGCTATTTGGAACCTGAGGGTTTAGAGAAAACATGGATGGTCAAGCAGGAGTCTATAATTCGTGAAGTGGATGTTATAAGTTCAAGAAAGCCATTCGATATGATTTTACCTG AATTAGGTCCATATAACCTCGAATATGCATCAAGCGGACGCTATATGTTGGTGGGAGGACGTAAAGGCCACCTTGCTATGATGGATATGATGACTatggatctgatcaaagagtttcaG GTTAGGGAGACTGTTCGTGATGTTGTTTTCTTACACAATGAGCAATTTTTTGCAGTGGCTCAGAAAAA GTATCCGTATATATACAACAGACATGGTACTGAAATACACTGTTTAGAG GAGCATGGTGCACCTTTAAAGCTTCAATTTTTGGACAAGCATTTCCTCCTGGCATCAGTAAACAAGTTTGCACAACTTCATTACCAAGATGTGAGCACGGGTGTGATAGTTGCCAATTACCGGACGGGTCTTGGCCGTACTGACGTTATGCGGGTGAACCCTTATAATGCTGTCATTGGTTTGGGCCACTCAGGTGGTAAAGTCACCATGTGGAAGCCCACAAGTGTGAAACCCCTCGTCACTATGCTGTGCCATCATGGTCCTGTCACTGCAGTTGCCTTCCACAGTGGAGGCCAACTAATGGCCACAGCTGGTATGGACCGCAAGATCAAGTTGTGGGACCTCAGGAAGTTTGGTGTAGTCAATACATACTCGGGGCATGCTCAGACCATGGACTTCAGCCAGAAGGGCTTACTTGCCATTGGAAATGGATCTCGAGTTCAAGTATGGAGAGACTCAGGGAATCAGGAATATGAGAAGTATATGAGCCATGCTATGGTGAAGGGATATCAAATAGGAAAGGTCTCTTTCCGACCATATGAAGATGTCTTGGGTATTGGTCACTCAATGGGCATCTCTTCCATACTTATTCCAGGATCTGGTGAGCCTAACTTTGATACTTGGGTTGCAAACCCGTATGAGACCACGAagcaaaggagagagaaagaggttCATGCTCTTCTCGACAAGCTTCAGCCAGAGACCATCATGTTGGAGCCAAGCAAGATCGGCACTGTGAGGCCACCAAGGAGAAAAGAAAGACCGACCAAAAAGGAGActgaggaggagatggagacTGCGGTTGAGGCTGCCAAGAGCATTACGTTCAAGAAGAAGACCAAGGGCAGGAACAAGCCAAGTAAGAGGGCagcaaagaaggaagaagaggtttTCAAGGCGAAGAGGCCATTCTTGGAGCAACAAATGAACAATGATAGACCCTTGAAGAAACAACGAATAGCGGAGGCTGAATTGCCGAAAGCACTGCAGCGGTTTTCTCGTAAAAAGGTGTCATGA
- the LOC135641161 gene encoding NAC domain-containing protein 83-like, with product MDRKPSAVARHGVLRLPPGFRFHPTDEELVVQYLKRKAFSCPLPAAIIPEINLARLDPWDLPGGCEEERYFFNLREAKYPRGSRSNRAARSGYWKATGKDKQITSSRCSQVVVGMRKVLVFYRGKPPTGTKTDWIMHEYRLAGPETSPCIFPQRKNSTHSSVDPSGDWVLCRIFRKKRATKMEVGTDEAGEEDEDPITRDGFIDFMGQRGGDQSHSTSCSSGSSCVTDHSDGSSSTGEETSSSRSLP from the exons ATGGACAGGAAGCCGAGTGCTGTTGCGAGGCATGGAGTGCTGAGGCTCCCACCTGGGTTCAGGTTCCACCCCACCGACGAGGAGCTGGTGGTTCAGTACCTTAAGAGGAAGGCCTTCTCCTGCCCATTGCCTGCCGCCATCATCCCTGAGATCAATCTCGCAAGACTCGATCCGTGGGACTTACCAG GTGGGTGCGAGGAGGAGAGGTACTTCTTCAATCTGAGGGAGGCGAAGTACCCCAGGGGTAGCCGGTCGAACCGGGCGGCGAGGTCCGGGTACTGGAAGGCCACAGGGAAGGACAAGCAAATCACGTCTTCCCGGTGCAGCCAGGTGGTCGTCGGGATGAGGAAGGTTTTGGTCTTCTACCGGGGAAAGCCCCCGACGGGGACCAAGACCGACTGGATCATGCATGAGTACCGGCTCGCCGGACCTGAGACTAGTCCCTGCATCTTCCCCCAAAGAAAGAACTCGACTCAT AGTTCGGTAGATCCGAGCGGCGACTGGGTGCTCTGTCGCATTTTTAGGAAGAAGAGGGCTACCAAGATGGAGGTCGGAACCGATGAAGCTGGTGAAGAAGACGAAGACCCCATCACACGTGATGGCTTCATTGATTTCATGGGGCAGAGAGGTGGCGATCAAAGTCATTCCACATCATGTTCATCCGGCTCGAGCTGCGTCACAGATCACTCCGATGGATCCAGCAGTACCGGAGAGGAAACCAGCTCTAGCAGATCACTTCCATAG